A genomic region of Desulfobacterales bacterium contains the following coding sequences:
- the ssb gene encoding single-stranded DNA-binding protein, producing MANGLNKAILIGNLGRDPEVRYTPSGLAVANFSIATSETWTNKEGEKETRTEWHRIVAFGKLGEICGEYLSKGKQIYIEGRIQTRDWEDKDGVKRYTTEIVASQMLMLGSRDAGDAYKPSGPAAGGAPGGPIQAPEDDDIPF from the coding sequence ATGGCCAACGGTTTGAACAAAGCCATTCTGATCGGAAATCTAGGTCGGGACCCGGAGGTGCGATACACGCCCAGCGGCCTGGCGGTTGCTAATTTCAGCATCGCTACTTCGGAGACCTGGACCAACAAGGAGGGCGAAAAAGAAACCCGCACCGAATGGCACCGGATTGTCGCCTTCGGCAAATTGGGCGAAATTTGCGGCGAATACCTTTCAAAAGGCAAACAGATTTACATCGAGGGACGTATTCAGACCCGGGACTGGGAAGACAAGGATGGCGTTAAAAGATATACCACCGAGATCGTTGCCTCTCAGATGCTCATGCTGGGTTCAAGGGATGCCGGTGATGCCTATAAACCGAGTGGTCCGGCAGCCGGAGGTGCACCCGGTGGGCCCATTCAGGCACCCGAGGATGACGATATTCCGTTTTGA